AGCATGTCCGGCGCCGACAAAGTGTTTGACGCCGTAATTAAAAAGTTTGGCGTTATTCGCGTGAAAGATTTGCAAGAACTTATAGCTATCTCCACTGTTCTGGCAACCCTCCCTGAATTGCCGAAGAAACCGACATTTTCCTCTATGGCTTTCTCCGGCGGCGAAACGGTTGTTTGCGCGGATGTAGCTTATCTTAACGGCGTGGAATTCCCGGATTTCAATCAAAGCACCACTGATGCGATACAGGCGATGCTGCCTTACTACGCTACGGCTAACAATCCTCTGGATATGACCTTTACAATGTCCTATGACAGCGATATTTTTGCTAAAGCGCTGAGAACCATCATGGATGATCCTAATATCGGTATGTGCCTTTTATGCTTCACTATTTTGCAAAATAATGTTACTCCTGATGTGCATACCATGATAGACGGCATCGAGAAGGTCGTCCGCGCCGGCAATGCTAAGCCGATGGCGTTTATTCCTCTTCTGGAGAACACCAGAGAGCCAAAAATTATCGAAAGGCTGGGAAAACTGGGTGTGCCGGTCTTGCCTCCGACTAATTATGCCTTTGCAGTTTTAAAATATTTGGCCGATTATATCAGCTACAGCCACTTTGACAAGACTCTGGACCTTGCGCTGCCCGACATTGAAGAAGCTGCGGAAGCCAAGGGGTCCAAGCAGACGGCTCTGTCCGAGTTTACCAGCAAGGAATTATTGAAGAAGTACGGCTTGCCTGTTACCGGAGGCGCCATCGCCGCAAGCGAAGCCGAAGCGGTTGCGATTGCAGGCAGGACTGGCTATCCCCTGGTAATGAAAATTGAGTCGACGGATATCCTGCATAAGTCGGATGTCGGCGGCGTGGTATTAAATATTGACAATGAAAAAGCTGCTGTCGAAGCCTACCGCAGAATTTTGGCTAATGCAAAGAAAAATGCGCCAAACGCCAAAATCAATGGCGTATTAATCCAAGAAATGGCGCCGAAGGGCTTGGAGATGATCGTCGGCGTTAACAACGACCCGCAATTCGGGCCGGTCATTTTGTGCGGCCTGGGCGGCATATTTGTCGAGATCTTTAAGGATGTAGCCTTATATCCGGCTCCTTTGAATAAAAACGAAGCCCTCAAGATGCTTGCGTCGCTGGAAGCTTACCCATTGCTCACCGGCGCCAGGGGGCAGAAAGTATTAGATGTAGATGCTTTGGCGGACGCCATAGTAACCATTTCAAAATATGCCGCCGACAATAAAAACACTGTCAGCCAAGTGGATATCAACCCGCTGCTTGTGTATCCGAAAGGTGAGGGCGTTCGTGCGGTGGATGCGCTGGTCATTAACAAGTAGCATTATGAGCGTGAACTTAAAAACTCTGTTTTCTAGTGGGCCTGAATTTACTATATAAGGAGAAAAAACGTGCTGTTACTATCGAAACATGACATTCAAAAAGTTTTTTCCATGAAAGACGCGATTGAGGCAGACAAAGTGGCATTTCGTATCTTTACTGAAGGCAAAAGCGTGGTGCCGCTCCGTACCAATATTCCGGCGCCAAAGCATGAAGGTACGTTCTTATTTATGCCGGCCTATGCGGCGGACTTGGATTGCGCCTCCGTCAAAATTATTAATATTTTTCCCAACAATATTAATAAAGGAATTCCATCAGCGCCAGCCCAGGTTTTGCTGATTGATGGAACCAATGGGTTTGTCATTGCGGTTTTAGACGGGACATATGTGACGCAACTCCGGACAGGAGCTGCGTCAGGGGCGGCATTTGATGTACTGGCAAGAAAAGCTGCGAAAAAAGGCGCTTTGATCGGGACCGGCGGGCAGGCGGCCGCGCAGTTGGAAGCGATGCTTTGCGCCCGCAATCTGCAAGAAGTAAAAGTATATGATTTGAACCTTGAAAGAACCAAGGAATTTGCAGCAAAGATGCAGGCGGAATTAAAGGCATACGGAACAAAGATTGAAGCGGCGGCAAGTTCCGATGCGGCAATTGACGATGCTGATCTGATCGTTACAGTTACTCCTTCCTCAAAGCCGGTTTTTGACGGCACGAAAGTGAAAAAAGGCACAACCGTCAGTTGCGTTGGCTCTTATCAGCCTCATATGCAGGAAATGGACCCGGTTATCTTAACAAGAGCCAGCAAGATTTATTTTGACTCTCAAGAAGCCGTGTTGTCGGAAGCCGGGGATATTTTGATCCCTCTTGCCAACGGAACGATTGCAGAAAATGATTTTACCGGCGAACTGGGTAATGTTTTATTAGGGAATATCCCTGGAAGAGATCATGATGATGAAATCATCGTATTTAAAACAGTTGGGATTGGCACACAAGACCTGGTCACTGCAAAGTGCATTTATGACAAGGCGGTGGCAATGAATATTGGAGCTAAGTGGGATGCTTAAACCAACTTGGTGCGCTTGGTCAGGTACGGTTGCTCTTGTCATCAGCTTGATTTGATGGGCTATGTTGCCAGTCAAACTCGCTATAGAGGCCCTGTATTGTTTATCATGCCGGCCTTTCCCGCAGGTCGAGCGGGAAATCTTGCAGCAAAAATCTATATAGGGGAGGGGAAGAATATGCCGCACATTTCATTGATGTTGTATCCAGGGCGAACTTTAGCCACAAAAGAAGAATTTACGAAAAAATTGCAAGCTTTGACTGTGGCGGAACTTGGTTGCAAGATGGAGCAGGTGTCAGTGTCCATTGAAGAAGTTGCAAGGGAAAACTGGCAAAAAGATGTGGTGGAACAAGTAAAACCAGGAAGCATGATAATTCAACCAAACTTTTGAGGGAGTATGAAATAGGCGGATTAACAAAGTAACCCGCCCCTTCCCGAACCGTACAAGCAACTTTCATCGCATACGGCTCTCCATATTCCAATGAATGATCAAATTATCGTCGGATAAATTGGTTGAGCTGCACCCTATTCGCCTCGGCTTTGGTAAAGCAATCATCACACAAGGGAATCTGCCGCCGATGGATTGCCAACATGATGGTGATCATGGGTGAGTAAGGCATGTCGAGCTTCTTCTTGGTCTTCCTGTGATACATGCTGACATGACCTTGCGGATTACCGCAGATGTAGCAACCACCGGTAAGCGGATTGACCGGGTTGTAAGTAGGCAGTTGGAACGATGTCACTGCCAATTTGGCGGTCAAGAAGAAGTTCTTGTGCCTTGCAAATGATTGGTAAAGGGCAAGGCCGACAGAGCGAGTGAATCCCTTGGCGTTTTTTGTAGTGCATCCGTAGAGAGTAGCCGTAACGGGCAAATACCTTCTTGAGGCTAATGTCAAATTTTCGGGCCAAAGTTTTAGCCACAGAAAACTGTATGATGTACTGGATACGCCAGCCTTCAGAGAAATTGTAGCAGCCAGACTGCTGATGGAGCAGTCCCCGCAGGACCTGGTTGGCATACTGGAGGATATCTTGCGGAGATTCTCTAAAGAGCCGGGTGATGCCAATGGGATAGCCACTTGCCGTACACATACCATGTTCGCGTAACCTTTTTAAGATGCCCTCCGTATTCATCAGGATACGGAGGGTAGGGTCAAAAGGGCGGTTTTGAAACCTGTTGTGTTTGCCGTAGCCCTTGCGAAGGATGTAGCCGAGAAAGGCCACGTCATGCTCCGCGGCGTGTGTAATAACAGTTTTCTCGTCGCTTAAGCGCAAAGCCAGCTTGTATTGAAGAAAATCCTTGATTTGCTGTTTGAGTTCTACAGCATAGGACTTAGGGGCAATGATACCAATCAAAAAGTCATCGGCATACCGGACATACCTTATCCTGCGGAATTGAGGATCAAACCGATCCGTAGCCGAGAATTTATTCCATTCTCGTAACAGAGATTCCGTCAGCAAGGGGTCGCTGCCATTATGGAGAGCCTTGTGGTATTGGTATCTAGCCCTGGTGTATTCCGGATTCTGTCTGCGGTATTTTCCCTTGGTATCGCGCTCGATAATCTGCTCCATGAACCGGTCCAGCTTATCAAGGTAGATATTGCAGAGAATGGGGCTGCAGCAGGAGCCTTGGGCATTTCCAGTCTGAGTCCTATGGTAGTTGCGCTGCATATCAAAGTATCCGGCCTTGAGGATTTTATTGATGAGTCTGATAAAGCGCTCATCGTGAATTCGTTCCCTAAGGATGAATTCTAGTATGCGATGGTCGATTTCATCAAAGCAAGCGGCAATGTCACCCTCCATGAACCAAATCGTCCCTTTCCAGGTCTCTATCTCAGCAATGGCGCTTTGGGTAGAACGTTTGGGTCTAAACCCATGTGAGAGGTTGGAAAAGGTAGGTTCATAAATACATTCCAAGATCATGCGGATGGCCTCTTGAACCAGCTTGTCCTTTCCGGTTGGAAAGCTTAGCTTACGCATTTTACCATTCTTCTTGGGTATCATGGTGGTTCTGTTTGGCTGAGGCAGGTAGGATTCGGCCCGCATGGCAGTGATCAATTCCGGATCCCGATCGTAAAACAGCCGATAGAGGTCACAGTTGATATAGCCATGGTTGACGGCATTGCGACGACGATAACCCTCCAGTTTCTCTATGAGTTTTACATGCTCCATTCAAAGCAACTCCTTTCAAAACTAGGAATTGGAATACTGCCCCTCTTCACCATGTGCCATCCATTGCAGAAGGCCGTTGGGCTACTATGAGGGCTCTCTGCCATATACCGAAGCGGTACTTAGGCAAGTCACGTTTGACAGCTTCATATAGTGCATCCATACGTAGGTACCCGTTGGTCGTTACCCTGTTTACCACAGGTGTGTCAATGAGCCTGCTTATCCCCAATCCTTCCTATATGGGGGATACCCATTGATACCGGTAGTTTACTCCGGTAGCTCACCCAGCCACAGACCCGGATTCAGCCCCAAAGGCTTTACCATATATGGCCTGACTCGCCAGGTTACTCGACAGCGGACGCTGTCTAATCCTGACTTTACCGACATGCTATGGTCCCCCAGAGGCTTTCGCGTGGGGTAAGTCGGTTGTCTTACATCGCATCGCAGGAGCGATGATTTCTGTGAAATATATATGAAGCGCACAACGTGCGCACAAAAGGAGGAGAACAAAATGGATTGTACCAGGTCATATTGGAATGGTCGAAAAGCGGTTCATCGCCGCACAATGATGAAAGGAGCCGGCTATTGCGACTCCGACATTAAGACGAAGCCTCATATCGGAGTGGCTAATACGTATATGGAAGGATCTCCGGGAACGGCTCATTTGCGCACTCTTGTTGAAAAAATTAAACAAGGCATCTGGGCCGCAGGCGGCATTCCCGTAGAATTTGGCGTGCCCGCTACCTGCGGCAATGTGGCGAACGGCGCGGAAGAATTGAAATATGAACAGGCCGCAAGAGATATCGTTGCCGCTTCCATTGAGTTTGTAGCGAAGGTCCATCGTTTTGACGGCCTTGTAACAGTGGCTTCCTGCGATAACATTATTGCCGGCTGTTATCTGGCAATGGCACGGCTGAACATTCCGACCCTTTGCGTTACCGGTGGTTCTATGACGGCAGGTATCTACAAAGGTCAAAAAATGGTGCAGGCTCAATTGGATGTTGCCGTTCTCGGCGGAGAAAGCGAAGAGGTGCTGCTTGAATTAGAGGAACATGTCTGTCCTTCCTTTGGCGCTTGCCCTTCGATGGGTACAGCCAATACCATGCAGATGACCGGTGAGATCATAAACTTTGTGGTGCCGGGTACGGGTACGCTTCCCTCAACGGATAACTTAAAATTAAGGAGATCCAAAGAAGCCGGCGAAATGATTGTGGAGATGACGAAGGCGGACCGCAAGCCTTCAGACCTTATTACCAGAGAAACCTTAATGAACGCCATTGCCTTTGCTATGGCAACGGCTGCCTCAACC
Above is a genomic segment from Acetonema longum DSM 6540 containing:
- a CDS encoding acetate--CoA ligase family protein, which translates into the protein MDLTKLLKPKSVAIVGASEKASTMGGDLLTNVKLWGKIENAYLVNPNYDTIFEHKCYRSLENIPVNIDLVVLCTPKKTIPDLLRQAAKKGCGGAVVFASGYSETRDAQGKQEEKELSALCKELGIALMGPNCGGFINYIDKVCGFAFIIEDRDRRGNVGFVSQSGQLCQSLMENTMKFSFMASVGNCCSVTVEDYMDFLVDDPDTKVVAAYIEGVKNPKRLAEVLKKAAIKRKPIVVLKTGMSEKGSKLASSHTGSMSGADKVFDAVIKKFGVIRVKDLQELIAISTVLATLPELPKKPTFSSMAFSGGETVVCADVAYLNGVEFPDFNQSTTDAIQAMLPYYATANNPLDMTFTMSYDSDIFAKALRTIMDDPNIGMCLLCFTILQNNVTPDVHTMIDGIEKVVRAGNAKPMAFIPLLENTREPKIIERLGKLGVPVLPPTNYAFAVLKYLADYISYSHFDKTLDLALPDIEEAAEAKGSKQTALSEFTSKELLKKYGLPVTGGAIAASEAEAVAIAGRTGYPLVMKIESTDILHKSDVGGVVLNIDNEKAAVEAYRRILANAKKNAPNAKINGVLIQEMAPKGLEMIVGVNNDPQFGPVILCGLGGIFVEIFKDVALYPAPLNKNEALKMLASLEAYPLLTGARGQKVLDVDALADAIVTISKYAADNKNTVSQVDINPLLVYPKGEGVRAVDALVINK
- a CDS encoding ornithine cyclodeaminase family protein, translated to MLLLSKHDIQKVFSMKDAIEADKVAFRIFTEGKSVVPLRTNIPAPKHEGTFLFMPAYAADLDCASVKIINIFPNNINKGIPSAPAQVLLIDGTNGFVIAVLDGTYVTQLRTGAASGAAFDVLARKAAKKGALIGTGGQAAAQLEAMLCARNLQEVKVYDLNLERTKEFAAKMQAELKAYGTKIEAAASSDAAIDDADLIVTVTPSSKPVFDGTKVKKGTTVSCVGSYQPHMQEMDPVILTRASKIYFDSQEAVLSEAGDILIPLANGTIAENDFTGELGNVLLGNIPGRDHDDEIIVFKTVGIGTQDLVTAKCIYDKAVAMNIGAKWDA
- a CDS encoding tautomerase family protein yields the protein MVRLVRYGCSCHQLDLMGYVASQTRYRGPVLFIMPAFPAGRAGNLAAKIYIGEGKNMPHISLMLYPGRTLATKEEFTKKLQALTVAELGCKMEQVSVSIEEVARENWQKDVVEQVKPGSMIIQPNF
- a CDS encoding reverse transcriptase/maturase family protein, whose protein sequence is MEHVKLIEKLEGYRRRNAVNHGYINCDLYRLFYDRDPELITAMRAESYLPQPNRTTMIPKKNGKMRKLSFPTGKDKLVQEAIRMILECIYEPTFSNLSHGFRPKRSTQSAIAEIETWKGTIWFMEGDIAACFDEIDHRILEFILRERIHDERFIRLINKILKAGYFDMQRNYHRTQTGNAQGSCCSPILCNIYLDKLDRFMEQIIERDTKGKYRRQNPEYTRARYQYHKALHNGSDPLLTESLLREWNKFSATDRFDPQFRRIRYVRYADDFLIGIIAPKSYAVELKQQIKDFLQYKLALRLSDEKTVITHAAEHDVAFLGYILRKGYGKHNRFQNRPFDPTLRILMNTEGILKRLREHGMCTASGYPIGITRLFRESPQDILQYANQVLRGLLHQQSGCYNFSEGWRIQYIIQFSVAKTLARKFDISLKKVFARYGYSLRMHYKKRQGIHSLCRPCPLPIICKAQELLLDRQIGSDIVPTAYLQPGQSAYRWLLHLR